The following proteins come from a genomic window of Crateriforma spongiae:
- a CDS encoding ankyrin repeat domain-containing protein, whose product MTRPHHRNLAVTFTASLLPLALVVLVGCGGTDLATVPIEGDDGLPAESSEQDAGSDDTNPTADDDTASSPNDTADPAESASTSISSSVPMMTQEAFFAAAEEGLSDAIRSGIRQGLDADAVGPEGRTPLQLASFNGHTEVVKLLLDQDAVVDHRDSAGRTALMYASTADNVDTVKLLLRRGANPNLADKVENFTPLMFAAAEGQLSVVDLLLDAGARVDSKDIDGDTAGVFAAANGHAEVAKRLEAIAETEQ is encoded by the coding sequence ATGACGCGTCCCCACCATCGCAATCTTGCCGTTACGTTCACCGCGTCCCTGTTACCCCTGGCATTGGTGGTGCTGGTCGGATGCGGTGGCACCGATTTGGCGACCGTCCCCATCGAAGGCGACGATGGATTGCCGGCGGAATCGTCCGAACAGGATGCCGGATCGGACGACACCAATCCGACGGCCGACGACGACACCGCCTCATCCCCGAACGACACCGCCGATCCCGCGGAGTCCGCATCCACATCGATTTCCAGTTCGGTGCCGATGATGACCCAAGAAGCTTTCTTTGCCGCCGCCGAAGAAGGCTTGTCCGATGCGATTCGCAGCGGCATCCGTCAAGGCCTGGACGCGGACGCCGTCGGTCCCGAGGGCCGGACCCCGCTGCAATTGGCTTCGTTCAACGGACACACCGAAGTCGTCAAGTTGCTGTTGGATCAGGACGCGGTCGTCGATCACCGTGATTCCGCCGGTCGAACCGCACTGATGTACGCGTCAACTGCCGACAACGTTGACACCGTTAAACTGCTGCTACGTCGTGGTGCGAATCCCAACTTGGCCGACAAGGTGGAAAACTTCACGCCGCTGATGTTCGCCGCAGCCGAAGGTCAATTGTCCGTAGTGGATCTGTTGCTGGACGCCGGGGCCCGAGTCGATTCCAAAGACATCGACGGTGATACCGCTGGCGTGTTCGCGGCGGCCAACGGCCACGCGGAAGTCGCCAAACGCTTGGAGGCGATTGCGGAGACCGAACAGTGA
- a CDS encoding type II secretion system protein GspD produces the protein MSQDVRYNTHDNYFFIRPFAMDGNADSHSLDAKDAGNGRRFAAMLRVVGRDGVCDTQHVCGADSVQRPTTDFTKPTGQYSAAAWSIAFSAFCLVICCTPSTKVCGDGLTPLGLRPLTAVPIAPGETPLDSRGRPMLWRPQAKVIRSGDPVSIASAQQDSSSATTFTSSGTSNEANNVPSLGPTQPMGTSATSTTMRPTSVAEALDRRGTVTFRETPLQEVVFLLSDLWQINIVAGESVTGSVSGTFHETPLREVLSAILSASGYGYKQTGNSLIVLPVDQVGTDDPGFVSRTLQIPPSDDPAVVVDAARMLLSERGQMLEVGQQRVLVKDYPDRISQVENLFGNLSPTTPQQTGTSPGPTPSAAPTMAAADVLGTDSNDEIRIFALQYVEAEQMQESLASILGTDVTVAVYIDENRILVRGDSRSVDLARRAIEQLDRPRPQVRITALIYDVGMSEREALGINWSGGRNLGSATRLSALSDLVTPIEDAATTAVDTTTGAVATTTETVLTKSSSFLFGTSGSKLNVEGLIVALDQTEEAKLLANPSITVGDRRQAEIKIVERLPVQTAQQSVGGAVADIEFEDAGITLTVQPRIADDGTIELNVAPEFSTKVGELNGNPIIDSRNASTVVRVANGETFVLGGLRRRRVVESQAGVPYLKDMKFFGKLFRSHDTEIQESELIVFIRPEMITPNHVGLPREQHAARVTDCLLDSVPYATQCPLTPDCRDPNCPNHYPRARVNGGSRELEMIGGYGSTMNPMMHGNPTIISERVISESSVPESTVQSPTTWHPSESPDDIPGEMPMDMESSPEPMLFEPVIVKEPRQ, from the coding sequence ATGTCGCAAGACGTCCGATACAACACACACGACAACTACTTCTTCATTAGGCCCTTTGCCATGGATGGCAACGCCGATTCGCATTCTCTCGACGCCAAGGACGCGGGCAACGGCCGACGGTTCGCCGCCATGCTGCGCGTCGTCGGGCGTGACGGCGTTTGTGATACCCAGCACGTCTGCGGGGCCGACAGCGTTCAACGCCCCACAACAGATTTCACGAAACCGACCGGACAATACTCCGCCGCCGCGTGGAGCATTGCGTTCTCGGCCTTTTGTCTTGTCATTTGCTGCACGCCATCGACCAAGGTCTGTGGCGACGGATTGACACCCCTGGGACTTCGGCCGCTGACCGCGGTGCCGATCGCGCCCGGTGAAACGCCACTGGATTCTCGCGGACGCCCCATGCTTTGGCGCCCGCAAGCTAAGGTCATCCGATCTGGCGATCCGGTTTCGATCGCATCGGCACAACAAGATTCATCGTCCGCAACAACGTTCACCTCGTCAGGCACGTCCAACGAAGCGAACAACGTCCCATCGCTCGGACCAACGCAGCCCATGGGAACATCGGCCACGTCAACGACGATGCGTCCGACCAGTGTTGCCGAGGCACTGGACCGACGGGGGACCGTGACGTTTCGCGAAACTCCGCTGCAAGAAGTTGTTTTCCTACTAAGCGACCTTTGGCAGATCAACATCGTCGCCGGTGAATCCGTGACGGGAAGCGTCAGCGGGACATTTCATGAAACGCCTTTACGAGAAGTCCTTTCGGCGATCCTGTCGGCTTCCGGTTACGGTTACAAGCAAACGGGCAACAGTCTGATCGTATTGCCCGTGGACCAAGTCGGAACGGACGATCCTGGATTCGTCTCGCGCACCTTGCAAATCCCGCCTTCGGATGACCCAGCCGTGGTGGTCGATGCGGCGCGGATGCTGTTGTCCGAACGCGGCCAGATGTTGGAAGTCGGACAACAGCGTGTGTTGGTCAAAGATTATCCGGATCGGATCAGCCAGGTCGAAAACCTTTTCGGAAACCTGTCGCCAACGACGCCTCAGCAAACTGGTACGTCACCTGGCCCGACGCCCTCGGCAGCGCCGACGATGGCGGCGGCAGACGTCCTGGGCACCGATTCCAACGATGAAATCCGCATCTTCGCTTTGCAGTACGTGGAAGCCGAACAGATGCAGGAATCACTGGCGTCGATCCTGGGCACCGACGTGACCGTCGCGGTGTACATCGACGAGAACCGCATCTTGGTCCGTGGCGATTCTCGCAGCGTCGATCTTGCCCGTCGGGCAATCGAGCAACTGGACCGACCACGCCCACAAGTCCGCATCACGGCGTTGATCTACGATGTCGGGATGAGCGAACGCGAAGCCCTGGGCATCAACTGGTCGGGCGGACGCAACCTGGGATCGGCGACTCGATTGAGCGCGCTATCGGATCTGGTCACGCCGATCGAAGACGCCGCGACCACCGCCGTTGATACAACCACCGGCGCGGTGGCAACAACCACCGAAACGGTGCTGACGAAGTCCAGTAGTTTCCTTTTCGGGACGTCAGGATCGAAACTGAACGTCGAGGGCCTGATCGTCGCGTTGGATCAAACCGAAGAAGCCAAGTTGCTGGCCAATCCCAGCATCACCGTTGGCGACCGCCGTCAGGCGGAGATCAAGATTGTCGAACGACTGCCCGTCCAAACCGCCCAGCAAAGCGTCGGTGGTGCCGTGGCGGACATCGAATTCGAGGACGCCGGTATCACATTGACCGTCCAACCGCGTATCGCAGACGACGGAACCATCGAACTGAATGTTGCACCGGAGTTCAGCACCAAAGTCGGCGAATTGAATGGCAACCCGATCATTGACAGTCGGAACGCGTCAACGGTCGTGCGGGTTGCCAACGGCGAGACTTTCGTGCTGGGCGGCCTGCGTCGCCGACGCGTTGTCGAATCGCAAGCTGGCGTTCCCTACCTGAAAGACATGAAGTTTTTCGGGAAGCTGTTTCGCAGTCACGACACGGAGATCCAGGAAAGCGAATTGATCGTTTTCATTCGTCCGGAAATGATCACCCCCAACCACGTCGGGCTGCCCCGGGAACAGCATGCTGCTCGGGTCACTGATTGCCTGTTGGACAGTGTCCCCTACGCCACGCAATGCCCGCTGACGCCCGACTGTCGCGATCCGAATTGTCCCAACCACTATCCACGCGCCCGCGTTAACGGTGGCTCACGTGAATTGGAGATGATCGGGGGCTATGGTTCGACCATGAATCCGATGATGCACGGCAACCCCACCATCATTAGCGAAAGGGTCATCTCCGAATCGTCCGTACCGGAATCAACGGTCCAGTCCCCCACGACTTGGCATCCTTCGGAATCACCCGACGACATACCGGGCGAAATGCCGATGGACATGGAAAGTTCGCCCGAACCGATGCTGTTTGAACCCGTGATCGTGAAGGAACCCCGACAATGA